From Fulvivirga lutea:
AAGATAGCCTTACTTTATGTTTTCAATGATAAGATACGCTCAAAAATCATTAAAGAGAGTGAGGTAATTGAGGATAAAGAATTAACACCAATAAGATTAAAATATGATTCAGATAACCTTGTGGATAACAGTACAATTATTCAAGGGCTGAACAGTTGGTACGATAATGTATTCATTACCTATGGAACACAGGAAATTAAAAACCTTACCTCAGGAGAAGTTGATTTAAAAAGAAAGGTGTTTTTTATTAATAAGGTGATTTACAAATGAGATAATTATATATTTGCATTCAGATTGGCAATGCAAAAGAAACTCATACTAGATTCCAACCTCTTAAGCATCACACTTGATCGGCTTTGCCAGCAACTCATTGAAATTCATGACGATTTTGAAGACTCTGTAATACTGGGCATGCAGCCTCGTGGAGTATTCTTAGCAGATATAATTCATGAAAAATTAGAGGCAGCAATTGGTAAGAAAATTCACTATGGCCAGCTGGATACTACTTTTTACAGAGACGATTTTCGAAGGAGGGAAACCCCTGTAGCAGCCAATTCAACGAATGTGCCTTTTATTATCGAAGAGAAAAACGTCATTTTGATAGATGATGTTTTATACACAGGCAGATCAGTACGTGCAGCATTGGATGCAATGATCGCCTTTGGCCGCCCAAA
This genomic window contains:
- the pyrR gene encoding bifunctional pyr operon transcriptional regulator/uracil phosphoribosyltransferase PyrR produces the protein MQKKLILDSNLLSITLDRLCQQLIEIHDDFEDSVILGMQPRGVFLADIIHEKLEAAIGKKIHYGQLDTTFYRDDFRRRETPVAANSTNVPFIIEEKNVILIDDVLYTGRSVRAALDAMIAFGRPKKVELLTMVNRKYTRELPIEADYVGIEVNTMDSQKVLVELEAQGHKSNKIWLINKEEK